ttcgacactgtgaaccatcagatcctcctctccaccctctccgagttgggcatctccggcgcggcccacgcttggatagcgtcctacctgacaggtcgctcctaccaggtggcgtggcgagaatctgtctcctcaccacgtgctctcaccactggtgtcccccagggctctgttctaggccctctcctattctcgctatacaccaagtcacttggctctgtcataacctcacatggtctctcctatcattgctatgcagacgacacacaattaatcttctcctttcccccttctgatgaccaggtggcgaatcgcatctctgcatgtctggcagacatatcagtgtggatgacggatcaccacctcaagctgaacctcggcaagacggagctgctcttcctcccggggaaggactgcccgttccatgatctcgccatcacggttgacaactccattgtgtcctcctcccagagcgctaagaaccttggcgtgatcctggacaacaccctgtcattctcaactaacatcaaggcggtggcccgttcctgtaggttcatgctctacaacatccacagagtacgaccctgcctcacacaggaagcggcgcaggtcctaatccaggcacttgtcatctcccgtctggattactgcaactcgctgttggctgggctccctgcctgtgccattaaacccctacaactcatccagaacgccgcagcccgtctggtgttcaaccttcccaagttctctcacgtcaccccgctcctccgctctctccactggcttccagttgaagctcgcatccgctacaagaccatggtgcttgcctacggagctgtgaggggaacggcacctcagtacctccaggctctgatcaggccctacacccaaacaagggcactgcgttcatccacctctggcctgctcgcctccctaccactgaggaagtacagttcccgctcagcccagtcaaaactgttcgctgctctggccccccaatggtggaacaatctccctcacgacgccaggacagcggagtcaatcaccaccttccggagacacctgaaaccccacctctttaaggaatacctaggataggataaagtaatccttctgaccccccccccccttaaaagatttagatgcactgtttgtaaagtggctgttccactggatgtcataaggtgaacgcaccaatttgtaagtcgctctggataagagcgtctgctaaatgacttaaatgtaaatgtaaatgttattcaGTCTTGTTTTGGCTCTGTGGAGTTATTCAGTCTTGTTTTGGCTCTGTGGAGTTATTCAGTCTTGTTCCGGCTCTGTGGAGTTATTCAGTCTTGTTCCGGCTCTGTGGAGTTATTCAGTCTTGTTCCGGCTCTGTGGAGTTATTCAGTCTTGTTCTGGCTCTGTGGAGTTATTCAGTCTTGTTCTGGCTCTGTGGAGTTATTCAGTCTTGTTCTGGCTCTGTGGAGTTATTCAGTCTTGTTCTGGCTCTGTGGAGTTATTCAGTCTTGTTCCGACTCTGTGGAGTTATTCCGTCTTGTTCTTTTAAGTGGAGTTATTCAGTCTTGTTCCGGCTCTGTGGAGTTATTCAGTCTTGTTCTGGCTCTGTGGAGTTATTCAGTCTTGTTCCGACTCTGTGGAGTTATTCCGTCTTGTTCTTTTAAGTGGAGTTATTCAGTCTTGTTCTAGCTCTGTGGAGTTATTCAGTCTTGTTCTGGCTCTGTGGAGTTATTCTGTCTAGTTCTAACTCTGTGGAGTTATTCAGTCTTGTTCTGGCTCTGTGGAGTTATTCAGTCTTGTTCTAAGGGCATCTGTAtcttgagggtaggcaacaaatgTGATTGGTTGGGTTTAGGCAATAAAGATGGGTGATTTTGTTTAGGCAAGTAATTCAAATAGGTTCTGATTAGGTTTAGCAGTTGGGTTTTTACAATTGATGTGATTGGTTAAGTTTAAAACTCCAGTTTAAAGTAATCATTTTAACCAAGTatcttcttcctctcttcctcaggTGAAGCTGGACTTGGGGTCTGGTGAGTGTTTGCTACGATCTGAGAGTAGCACCCAGCTAAATGACCTGGCCTGGCACACTGCTGAGCTCCTCCACGACCGCCACAATGTCACCCTGACCGTGGACCAGCACTCCCACACCAGCCTCAGGATGCCAGGGCATGGGTCTCAGAAACAGGAGCTGAGCATCCAGGAAGGGCTGTACATCGGCGGCTCTGGAGGCCTGGACAAGCTCTACCTCCCCAGTGACCTGACTGGTTTCCGGGGGTGTATGGACGAGGCTGTCTTCAACGAGCACGATATGTTATTGTCGTTGAGGCCTGACGCAGGATTCAAGAGCGTCTATGAGGTTTATTTGGGCTGTAGTCCCCAGTTCTTCGCTAACGAGGAGGACCCTGTTAGTTTCTTTAGTTCTAGAGCGTATGTCTCCCTGCCACCCTGGAATATATCCCACGTCCAGCAGGAGGCTCTGTTTGAGTGTGTGGTTCACACTTCAGCTAAAGAGGGGATCATCCTGTATACCTCGGCCAGACAGGGGGGCTTTGTGGCAGTTGAGATCCAAGAGGGGTTGCCTGTGGCCCTCGTGGGTAAAGGAGGCACCAAAACAGAACTCCGCTCCCTTACCTTCGTCAATGACAGGAACTGGCATTCAATCAAACTGTTCTTCAGCCCCAAGACCCTCCAGCTGACAGTGGATGAGGAGACGGTAAAGACTAGCATCAGCTCTCGCTCCAAGGGACTACAGCTGAGGGGTTCTGTCTTTGTTGGGGGCATTGACGACAGCACGCGCTCAGAAGTCCGGAAGATGGGTCTGGTGTCTGTGTCAGGGAAGAGGGTCAGAGGAGGCTCGTTCAAGGGCTGTCTGAAGGACATGAAAGTCAACGGGGTGAAGATGGGTCTGCCCAATGCTGCTGTCACGAAGGATATCTCTGTGGGCTGCGGGCCAGAGAAAGAACCAGAGCCCTCGACCATGATGAGTCCAATGACTCTTCCGACTGTCCCCAAGTCCCACTTCGATCCCACTTCCTTCACCCCCACACCAGAATTCCCATTGTCCACTCTGGACAGGGGGTTGGACAAGAGGTACGGGATGAACTTCGTGCTGCTTAGGAACCTTGTGGTGCCGGAGGGAGGACGTGGATCTCTGGAATCCAAACACATCAAGGTTCTTCTGGACTTCAAGAAGCTCCGAATACGGCAGTCCCAGATCATGTTCCGGATCCAAGAGCAGCCGGTGCATGGTCAGATCAGACTGGATGTAGACCAGGACCAAGAGGAGAACACCTTCAGCATGCTGGACCTGTGGTACGGCAAGGTGATGTACATCCACGGAGGATCAGAGAACCCAGAAGACTTCTTCACCTTTTCTATCTTCTCCAGCAGCAGGAAGGAGGTTCCTGACTACCTGAAAGGGACCAGGAGGTACCGCTACAACATCACAGTGATGCCCATCAACGACGCCCCAGAGCTCAGCCTGCCCCAGGGGAACCTTTTCATTCTGTTGGATAACTCTAGAAAACACCTGACCACGGAGGTGTTGAAGGCCACAGACATCGACAGCAATCACACCAACCTAATCTTCTCCGTCCTGGGGAATCTGAACACTGACGCAGGTTACCTGGAGGTGGAAGACAACCCTGGCGCTGCAGTGACCACGTTCTCCCATTCTGACCTAAATGAAGGGAAGGTGAACTACGTCCACACTGGGGCGAGGAACTCCAGGATCGTCCTGAGCGTCAGTGATGGAGACAAGGTGAGCAATACGGTTGTGCTTAGGATCATGGCCATAGGGTTGGAGTACAAGATCGGCAACAACACCGGGCTTGAGATAACTCAGGGTGAGGTGTTTGTGATCAGTAACAAGCACCTGGCCGTTCAGACCAATGCTGTGAAGCAGGTGGTGGACATCCGATATGATGTTGTCGAGCCCCCTCAGTACGGTGAGTTGCAGAGGCTTCACTCCAGCGGAGAATGGAAGCCCACCGGTTCCTTCTCCCAAAGGCTACTGGAGAAAGAACGCCTTCGTTACCTCAGCACTTTCCAAGAAATCCAGACAGCAAATGCTACGGATTACTTCAAATGCAAGGTCACTGTAGCTGGTAGGGCCTATACTGAACTGGTCTTCCCCATCACTGTGAAGTGGGTACATTATAACCTAGTAAGGAACGTAATGGCCGACATTGATAAAGTTCGGAAAGTGACGTTGGACTCGCAGTATCTTTATGCCACGGTGGACGTTGTGACACTATCAGAGGATGATCTGCACTTCAGAGTTCTCTCCTCGCCGAAGAAAGGAAAACTTCTGCTCGTTAGCGAGCTACTGAAGAAAAACTCAACATTCAGCCAAAGGAATGTCACTGATCTAAAGGTACAATACGAACTGGTCGACAGACCGTACGAAGACACGAGCGACACGTTTAAATTCCAAGTGTTCTCCAAACATGCTCAAACACAAAGTTACGATTTCCAGATCTCAATAAAAGCCGATGTCAATAGCGTATTTATAAGAAATGATGGACTTTTGattaaggagggagagagtaaaCTCATCACAAAGGCCGAGTTGTTTGCAGAGACTCACAGCACCAAGGAGATGTACTACACTGTCACAAGTAGCCCCAAACACGGGAAGCTGCAACGCATCAACCTGTCCAACTCTAACGCCAGTTACAACATCATCCAAACGTTCAGCAATCAGGATCTCTTGGAGGAGCGCGTCATGTTCATTCACGACGACACAGAGACCACTCAGGACCAGTTCACATTCATAGCCTCCACTAGTCAGGAGTCCAAATCCTCCGTCACGGACGATGAAGTCGGCTCTAAAGAAGGGACGTTCAACATCTCCATCCAGCTAGTTAATGACGAGAAGCCAGTGCGCGTTGTCGATAAAGTTTTCCATGTGGTGAGGGATGGGCAGCGGTTGCTCACCCTGGACGATCTCTGTTACCATGATGCAGACTCGGACTTCAGCGACGGGCAGTTAGTCTACACGCGACGGGGAATCCCGATGGGAGACCTGGTTCTGGTGAACGACACCTCTCACAGGTCACTTTCTGTTTTGTTTTAGTACATAATAATAATCTAATGTATTAGGACTGTCGACGAATATTAATAGTCTCTCAAAGCTCGCCCTGAATTATCCCCAATGCTGTtttaatcataataataatgatactagtaataataattaaaaaaaatatattttgtaataTTTATTGTAAATTGTTCATATATAATTGAGTGACACTTTAAATAAACTTTCCtgaactctgacctctgacctccagGCTGTTCCAGTTCACCCAGAAGGAGCTGGAAGAGAAGAGAGTGCTGTTCCTCCATCGAGGCGTGAGCTCCGGACGTTTCGTGCTCTTCGTGTCCGACAGGAAACACTTTGTCTCCACTCTGCTAGACGTCACTGCCGAAGACCCTTTCCTAAGACTCGGCAACAACACAGGTATGTgtgtatattttatatattatattaattGTTACGTAAAGTGCCTTTGGACTGGAGATCCCAATGTTTAGCGAGTAGTGCTCAAGCTGTCCAtcgtcatccatccatccatccataggTCTGTTAGTCCAGAAGGGAAAGGAAGTGACCCTAACCACAGGTAACTTCAGCGTGCTCACGAACCTCGACATCCGAGACGACAGCGAGGTCACATACAAGGTGTCCGAGCCGCCTAGAAACGGCGGGCTGTATCGCCACGGCAACATCTCCATGCAGTCATTCACCCAGCGCGACCTGAAGAAGGGCCTTGTTTCGTATCGCCACGATGACAGAAAGAACCCGGCGGACTCTTTCAACGTGACGGTGAAGGTTAAAGGTACTTATCTGAACGCCAGAGTCAACGTTAAGGTTTACCTGGACAGCCAACAGAGGCCCCCTAtcctccagcacaacaacactttACTGGTGGAGGAGAGCAAGCCTGTGAAGATTGACCAGAGTAGACTGGAGGTATGTATGTTGTCTGGGttggggatggatggatgaaattATGAATgcttggatggatggatgaaatgATGAATgcttggatggatggatgaaattATGAAtgattggatggatggatgaaattATGAATgcttggatggatggatgaaattATGAAtgattggatggatggatgaaattATGAAtgattggatggatggatgaaattATGAAtgattggatggatggatgaaattATGAATgcttggatggatggatgaaattATGAATgcttggatggatggatgaaattATGAAtgattggatggatggatgaaattATGAAtgattggatggatggatgaaattATGAATGCTTGGATGGATATGCCAGTGATTGATGTAGATTAGAATATATCAGTGTTCTTCTAAGCAGTATTTGTACATAGATAAATTGTGATTTTATATGTACTATGTCAGTACTGTTATATGTACTGTCAGTACTGTTATTTTATATGTACTATGTCAGTACTGTTATTTTATAtgtactgtgtcagtactgttatgTTATATGTACTGTGTCAGTATTGTTATTTTATATGAAGTTTCTCAATATATGATCCAAAGTGTATTGTAAATCCTGAGCATATTTCCCCATGTCAAGTCAAGTGACAcatgaaacatgatgccaagtgaCATGTGAAACATCTCAGAGTCTGTGTCCCAAGCGTGCACCccattcccaatatagtgcactacttttgaccaggggtggtcaaacgtagtgcactaaatagtgaatagggttccatttgggacgctcACAGACTTAACGGTAAATAGCCTCTGTCTCTAGTCCCCAGCCTCTAacgtctgtctcactgtctgtctgtctgtctgtctgtctgtctctgtctgtctgtctgtctgtctgtctgtctgtctgtctcactgtctgtctgtctgtctatctgtctgtctgtctgtctgtctgtctcactgtctgtctgtctgtctgtctgtctgtctgtctgtctgtctgtctgtctcactgtcgtactgtctgtctgtctgtctgtctgcctgtctgtctgtctgtctgtctgtctcactgtctgtctgttccaggtCATCCACGAGGACAACTTGCCGTCTGAGATTGTATTTACAGTTAAGGTGGCCCCGCTACACGGGTTCATCCGGCGCTTCGTGGAGGCTGAGGAGCAGTACGTTGGAACAGAACAGACACCTGTCCAAACCTTCTCCCAGGAAGACGTAAACGCTGGCAACGTCCAGTACATGCAGACAGCCCCCGGCCAGGTTGGACctgactttttgttgttgttgttgttgtgtacttTTCTTTCTGTATTTTAAGTTTAACGGAAAGAGACGGTAAAAGAGAAACAGGAAACTAAGGGCAGGGTGGCTTTTTTTGTCATGAATGTTGTTCTGGAGGCAGAGTAGCTGGAACAGCCACAACGTCATAAAATATGATTTTTTAACCTAAATCTAACCCTTTCccttaactctaaccttaatcacaatgctaaccctaatgcctaaccttaactttaaattaagaccaaaaaaaaaGGTCATTTTTATTTTCATGAATTTCTATAATATAAcctattttgactttgcagctggtccATCTACACTGGCGTAACACAGTTTCTCTGGACCCTACGCGAGGTCGGAGTTCAAATGCATTAGCCAGACAGCCACTCACACAAAGTATAGACTACCGATTGCTGCCCATAGTGCTGAAATTAGGACCTGTCTATGCGGCTGCCTATCGAATCGATGATAGGCTTTCTGTGGTGCcaggacatgtagcctatagctttGCTTTAGCTAATGGATAACGGTTTATTGGTAGGCCTATTTGGTCGTCATTTCCTCATGTTAAGCCTAACATTTCACAAAGCTATACACGGTGTCGCAGTTCTGCCATTTAGACTGGTAATAATGTAATTACTTGTTCAGTAATTAAAGTTGGCAATTCAAACATTTGTAGATTGTAAAATAAATGTTGTATGCAGCAGCATTTATTGTATACACACAACTGTCCTGTATAGTCTACCTGAGCCTGCATGACATGAGccgtcctctcgctctctccaaacTGTCCTGTATAGCCCACCTGAGCCTGCATGACATGAGCCATCTTCTCGCTCTCTCCAAACTGTCCTGTATAGTCTATCTGAGCCTGCATAACCTGAGCCATCCTCACGCTCTCTCCAAACTGTCCTGTATAGCCTACCTGAGTCTGCATAACCTGAGCCATCTTCTCGCTCTCTCCAAACTGTCCTGTATAGTCTACCTGAGCCTGCATGACATGAGCCATCCTCACGCTCTCTCCAAACTGTCCTGTATAGTCTACCTGAGTCTGCATAACCTGAGCCATCCTCGCCCTCTCTCCAAACTGTCCTGTATAGTCTACCTGAGTCTGCATAACCTGAGccatcctctcgctctctccaaacTGTCCTGTATAGCCTACCTGAGTCTACCTGAGTCTGCATAACCTGAGccatcctctcgctctctccaaacTGTCCTGTATAGTCTACCTGAGCCTGCATGACATGAGCCATCCTCACGCTCTCTCCAAACTGTCCTGTATAGTCTACCTGAGCCTGCATGACATGAGCCATCCTCACGCTCTCTCCAAACTGTCCTGTATAGTCTACCTGAGTCTACCTGAGTCTGCATAACATGAGCCATCCTCACGCTCTCTCCAAACTGTCCTGTATAGTCTACCTGAGTCTACCTGAGTCTGCATAACATGAGCCATCCTCACGCTCTCTCCAAACTGTCCTGTATAGTCTACCTGAGCCTGCATGACATGAGCCATCTTCACGCTCTCTCCAAACTGTCCTGTATAGTCTACCTGAGCCTGCATAACCTGAGCCATCCTCACGCTCTCTCCAAACTGTCCTGTATAGTCTACCTGAGTCTGCATAACCTGAGCCATCCTCACGCTCTCTCCAAACTGTCCTGTATAGTCTACCTGAGTCTGCATAACCTGAGccgtcctctcgctctctccaaacTGTCCTGTATAGCCTACCTGAGTCTGCATAACCTGAGCCATCCTCACACTCTCTCCAAACTGTCCTGTATAGCCTATCTGAGCCTGCATGACATGAGCCATCCTCACGCTCTCTCCAAACTGTCCTGTATAGCCTACCTGAGCCTGCATGACATGAGCCATCCTCACGCTCTCTCCAAACTGTCCTGTATAGCCTATCTGAGCCTGCATGACATGAGCCATCCTCACGCTCTCTCCAAACTGTCCTGTATAGCCTACCTGAGTCTGCATAACCTGAGCCATCCTCACGCTCTCTCCAAACTGTCCTGTATAGCCTATCTGAGCCTGCATGACATGAGCCATCCTCACGCTCTCTCCAAACTGTCCTGTATAGCCTACCTGAGCCTATCTTAGCCTGCATGACATGAGCCATCCTCACGCTCTCTCCAAACTGTCCTGTATAGCCTACCTGAGCCTATCTGAGCCTGCATGACATGAGCCATCCTCACGCTCTCTCCAAACTGTCCTGTATAGCCTATCTGAGCCTGCATGACATGAGCCATCCTCACGCTCTCTCCAAACTGTCCTGTATAGCCTATCTGAGCCTGCATGACATGAGCCATCCTCACGCTCTCTCCAAACTGTCCTGTATAGCCTATCTGAGCCTGCATGACATGAGCCATCCTCACGCTCTCTCCAAACTGTCCTGTATAGCCTATCTGAGCCTGCATGACATGAGCCATCCTCACGCTCTCTCCAAACTGTCCTGTATAGCCTACCTGAGCCTACCAGGGCCTGCATGACATGAGCCATCCTCACGCTCTCTCCAAACTGTCCTGTATAGCCTATCTGAGTCTGCATAACCTGAGCCATCCTCACGCTCTCTCCAAACTGTCCTGTATAGCCTACCTGAGCCTGCATGACATGAGCCATCCTTGCCCTCTCTCCAAACTGTCCTGTATAGCCTACCTGATTCTGCATGACATGAGCCATCCTCACGCTCTCTCCAAACTGTCCTGTATAGCCTACCTGAGCCTGCATGACATGAGCCATCCTTGCCCTCTCTCCAAACTGTCCTGTATAGCCTATCTGAGCCTGCATGACATGAGCCATCCTCACGCTCTCTCCAAACTGTCCTGTATAGCCTATCTGAGCCTGCATGACATGAGCCATCCTCACGCTCTCTCCAAACTGTCCTGTATAGCCTACCTGAGTCTGCATAACCTGAGCCATCCTCACGCTCTCTCCAAACTGTCCTGTATAGCCTATCTGAGCCTGCATGACATGAGCCATCCTCACGCTCTCTCCAAACTGTCCTGTATAGCCTACCTGAGCCTATCTTAGCCTGCATGACATGAGCCATCCTCACGCTCTCTCCAAACTGTCCTGTATAGCCTACCTGAGCCTATCTGAGCCTGCATGACATGAGCCATCCTCACGCTCTCTCCAAACTGTCCTGTATAGCCTATCTGAGCCTGCATGACATGAGCCATCCTCACGCTCTCTCCAAACTGTCCTGTATAGCCTATCTGAGCCTGCATGACATGAGCCATCCTCACGCTCTCTCCAAACTGTCCTGTATAGCCTATCTGAGCCTGCATGACATGAGCCATCCTCACGCTCTCTCCAAACTGTCCTGTATAGCCTATCTGAGCCTGCATGACATGAGCCATCCTCACGCTCTCTCCAAACTGTCCTGTATAGCCTACCTGAGCCTACCAGGGCCTGCATGA
This window of the Salvelinus fontinalis isolate EN_2023a chromosome 28, ASM2944872v1, whole genome shotgun sequence genome carries:
- the LOC129826783 gene encoding chondroitin sulfate proteoglycan 4-like; translation: MENMEFPITNRKKLCFYALLWSLVSRLTLGASVYGDGYVQLKAVESSNRNSLRVRFRTSSPHGLLFLAAGHTDYLLLELNSGCLQVKLDLGSGECLLRSESSTQLNDLAWHTAELLHDRHNVTLTVDQHSHTSLRMPGHGSQKQELSIQEGLYIGGSGGLDKLYLPSDLTGFRGCMDEAVFNEHDMLLSLRPDAGFKSVYEVYLGCSPQFFANEEDPVSFFSSRAYVSLPPWNISHVQQEALFECVVHTSAKEGIILYTSARQGGFVAVEIQEGLPVALVGKGGTKTELRSLTFVNDRNWHSIKLFFSPKTLQLTVDEETVKTSISSRSKGLQLRGSVFVGGIDDSTRSEVRKMGLVSVSGKRVRGGSFKGCLKDMKVNGVKMGLPNAAVTKDISVGCGPEKEPEPSTMMSPMTLPTVPKSHFDPTSFTPTPEFPLSTLDRGLDKRYGMNFVLLRNLVVPEGGRGSLESKHIKVLLDFKKLRIRQSQIMFRIQEQPVHGQIRLDVDQDQEENTFSMLDLWYGKVMYIHGGSENPEDFFTFSIFSSSRKEVPDYLKGTRRYRYNITVMPINDAPELSLPQGNLFILLDNSRKHLTTEVLKATDIDSNHTNLIFSVLGNLNTDAGYLEVEDNPGAAVTTFSHSDLNEGKVNYVHTGARNSRIVLSVSDGDKVSNTVVLRIMAIGLEYKIGNNTGLEITQGEVFVISNKHLAVQTNAVKQVVDIRYDVVEPPQYGELQRLHSSGEWKPTGSFSQRLLEKERLRYLSTFQEIQTANATDYFKCKVTVAGRAYTELVFPITVKWVHYNLVRNVMADIDKVRKVTLDSQYLYATVDVVTLSEDDLHFRVLSSPKKGKLLLVSELLKKNSTFSQRNVTDLKVQYELVDRPYEDTSDTFKFQVFSKHAQTQSYDFQISIKADVNSVFIRNDGLLIKEGESKLITKAELFAETHSTKEMYYTVTSSPKHGKLQRINLSNSNASYNIIQTFSNQDLLEERVMFIHDDTETTQDQFTFIASTSQESKSSVTDDEVGSKEGTFNISIQLVNDEKPVRVVDKVFHVVRDGQRLLTLDDLCYHDADSDFSDGQLVYTRRGIPMGDLVLVNDTSHRLFQFTQKELEEKRVLFLHRGVSSGRFVLFVSDRKHFVSTLLDVTAEDPFLRLGNNTGLLVQKGKEVTLTTGNFSVLTNLDIRDDSEVTYKVSEPPRNGGLYRHGNISMQSFTQRDLKKGLVSYRHDDRKNPADSFNVTVKVKGTYLNARVNVKVYLDSQQRPPILQHNNTLLVEESKPVKIDQSRLEVIHEDNLPSEIVFTVKVAPLHGFIRRFVEAEEQYVGTEQTPVQTFSQEDVNAGNVQYMQTAPGQVTDTFLLDVSNGVTEVNNISMSVAHLIPLQVLNFTLRKGGSKALTQEVLRVTNQHFSGLNFLYSLSEPPQNGHIEHSGYPGVPLWVFTRRQVEQGVIYYIHDSSETLEDNFTVVANDTDLRKQSSPCTVYIQVTAVNDQHPVITTNRVLRVWEGSVTEIRPENLDAQDEDTPPEELQVIVTPPNNGHLALKSAPTRPLLNCTLQHIHLGQLLFVHTGAMSGGFNFQVNDGVNFSPRQIFSITASTLVLSLENNQPLKVFPGSTTPIARDDLQAVTNDKRSNRTIIFNVIRRPELGRLVTLLGNNSTVDVSSFTQTMVDQGEVLYIQSFVESVGWSAMDSMTFSVFSPPALLETQIFRMDISYENAGTDRKSLLLANTGAVVTEGASVVIDKSKLDASNLMFKLPTPQRNSHEVWFQVMSLPRHGVIVVGERHLSVEKPNFSQYILDEYGITYRHDDSETRHDSFVFDAWLNPKGKPAQRPLDVSQVLEEWFNITVVPINHQPPVLNTKAPSLSVVQGDIVALGLQNLNVEDLDNPSEDIQYTVVSKPDNGYLALGGSLNESVVSFTQAQINSGKVYFVHDGSQASGVFYFSISDGHHEPVYKLLNLELTEITISLVNNTGLALKQGQTCVALTQGSLAAETNGKNTAVHYRITKLPRYGKILWLDNQDLRQFEQEDLRTGRLFYQMTSVTSGQDSFEFIVFTSEANLTNQVVNITVKPLVRFGKRVRIPNGIVVKLNAGFLNATELASLTGSDPIFEVVSQPKYGKLARGKAKAGMKTEPVESFSFQDVKQERLSIELNANMTEVQELNDSLVFVVKAENVPPAKGEFRFTVVPYDPSLVRRTESPILTTSSPFSPSLNQTNQTTVFGIGTALPSLSTSFLSTQRPSKTHQKFKGRNHWGHTNRNDSTGTTLGKPTMGRGEVLSEMPFMMTPVRVESYPQRTSNPLLVILPLLVLLLLVIILVVLFLLLRRNRKRKQKPLTLKPLPSPSTPPAYHDQPQRSAAVPTVTVTPLSPSGPGSLALDRPLPFANQGSVPSCSLKAVNPESSDQVIRTTPPTLQQNQYWV